In Gemmatimonadota bacterium, the sequence GGCAGCGTGCGGCCGGGGACAATAGCCGGGCCGTCACGGATGCCCAGCTCACGCTAAAGCTCGTCCTCGATGAGCGCGCGCGCTGCGCCGCCAAGCTCGAAGCTGCCGTCAGCGGAGAATGCGTCTGCGAGCATTGCGAACCCGCCATCGCCGCCATGGTGGTCTTTCGACGTGCCGTAGCAGGCACCGACATCAACGGCTGGTGGGACAACGGCGCGAACGCCATCGCCTTCTCGCGCGGCAAGAAGGGCTTCGTGGCGATCAGCGAGTAGAGCCGGTACTTCCCCGACTTGAGCCTCCGGATCATGGGCGGATCGCGACTTTGATGGCCTCCCTGGCCAGCACCAGCTCGAGCGCCTGCTCGAGCCGGTCCAGCGACTCCCTGTGCGTTATCAGGGGCAAGACCCGGACCTCGCCGGAGAGCAGCAGCTCGAGGGCGCGTCGCACGTCCGCGCGCCCGTAGTGGAAGGCGCCCTTGACGTCTACCTCCTCGTAGTGGATGCGGTAGGCGTCGAAGCGGACGCGGCTGCCGGCCGCACAGCCGCCGTACAGGAGCAGCTCGCCGCCGCTGGCGGCCAGGCCTGCTGCGGCCTCCCAGACCTGGGGCCGGCC encodes:
- a CDS encoding RagB/SusD family nutrient uptake outer membrane protein, translated to MFRLADAYLMYAEAVLRGGGGSRAQALSYVNQIRQRAAGDNSRAVTDAQLTLKLVLDERARCAAKLEAAVSGECVCEHCEPAIAAMVVFRRAVAGTDINGWWDNGANAIAFSRGKKGFVAISE